A genomic window from Luteolibacter sp. LG18 includes:
- the acs gene encoding acetate--CoA ligase, whose amino-acid sequence MSKSSKKDAKPKGAKKEKASSKKAPVTSHAADPVFTPSKEFSSKARISSLKQYKALHKESIEKPSTFWGREAKELVWRKPWKKVLDWKAPYAEWFQGGKLNVAENCVDRHAEGPRKNKAAIIWEGEPGDKRVITFGQLAKDVARFANVLEANGVKAKDRVLIYMPMVPEAAVAMLACARIGAVHSVVFGGFASEAIVDRLEDSGATAIVTADGGWRRGKIVPLKPAVDEALSKYDKVKTVIVLKRTGNETAMTEGRDVWWHDESAKVSSKHVAKAFDSEHPLFILYTSGSTGKPKGILHTSGGYLVGTYATCKYVFDMRDDDVYWCTADVGWITGHSYIVYGPLANGVTQVMYEGAPNHPDFGRFWQMIEEYGVTIFYTAPTAIRAFIKAGDQFPDKHDLSSLRLLGSVGEPINPEAWMWYYKKIGGSRCPIVDTWWQTETGAIMITPLPGATPCKPGTATLPFFGVDAAILDESGKECKANEDGRLVIRKPWPSMTRSIYNDKARYKKTYWSDFPGFYTAGDGARRDKDGNFWIIGRLDDVLNVSGHRLGTAEIESALVAHASVAESAVIGRPDDLKGQAVVAFVTLKEGFEGTEELRIKLRNHVGTVIGAIAKPDDIHFTPALPKTRSGKIMRRLLKELVTTGDVSGNTTTLEDHNVIANLRASLAR is encoded by the coding sequence ATGAGCAAGTCATCCAAAAAGGACGCGAAGCCCAAGGGCGCGAAGAAAGAAAAGGCCTCGTCGAAGAAGGCCCCGGTCACCAGCCACGCGGCCGATCCCGTTTTCACCCCATCGAAGGAGTTCTCCTCGAAGGCCCGCATTTCCTCGCTGAAGCAGTACAAGGCGCTGCACAAGGAATCGATCGAGAAGCCTTCCACCTTCTGGGGCCGTGAGGCGAAGGAGCTGGTGTGGCGGAAGCCGTGGAAGAAGGTGCTCGATTGGAAGGCCCCGTACGCGGAGTGGTTCCAGGGCGGCAAGCTGAACGTGGCCGAGAACTGCGTGGACCGCCACGCCGAGGGCCCGCGCAAGAACAAGGCCGCCATCATCTGGGAAGGCGAGCCAGGCGACAAGCGGGTGATCACCTTCGGCCAGTTGGCCAAGGACGTGGCCCGCTTCGCCAACGTACTCGAAGCGAACGGCGTGAAGGCCAAGGACCGCGTGCTGATCTACATGCCGATGGTTCCCGAGGCCGCGGTGGCGATGCTCGCCTGCGCCCGCATCGGCGCGGTGCACTCGGTGGTGTTCGGCGGCTTCGCCTCGGAGGCGATCGTCGACCGCCTGGAGGACTCCGGCGCGACCGCGATCGTGACCGCCGACGGCGGCTGGCGCCGCGGCAAGATCGTCCCGCTCAAGCCGGCGGTGGACGAGGCGCTTTCGAAGTATGACAAGGTCAAGACGGTGATCGTACTGAAGCGCACCGGCAACGAGACCGCGATGACCGAGGGCCGCGATGTGTGGTGGCACGACGAATCCGCCAAGGTGTCCTCGAAGCACGTGGCCAAGGCCTTCGATTCCGAGCACCCGCTGTTCATCCTCTACACCTCCGGTTCCACCGGAAAGCCGAAGGGCATCCTCCACACCTCCGGTGGCTACCTCGTGGGCACCTACGCCACCTGCAAGTATGTCTTCGACATGCGCGATGACGACGTTTACTGGTGCACCGCGGACGTCGGCTGGATCACGGGCCACTCCTACATCGTCTACGGCCCGCTGGCCAACGGCGTCACCCAGGTGATGTACGAAGGCGCGCCGAACCACCCGGACTTCGGCCGTTTCTGGCAGATGATCGAGGAATACGGCGTCACGATTTTCTACACCGCGCCGACCGCGATCCGCGCCTTCATCAAGGCGGGCGACCAGTTCCCGGACAAGCACGACCTGTCCTCGCTGCGCCTGCTCGGCTCGGTGGGCGAGCCGATCAACCCGGAGGCCTGGATGTGGTACTACAAGAAGATCGGCGGCTCCCGCTGCCCGATCGTGGACACCTGGTGGCAGACCGAGACCGGTGCCATCATGATCACCCCGCTGCCGGGCGCGACCCCGTGCAAGCCGGGCACCGCCACCCTGCCGTTCTTCGGCGTGGACGCGGCGATCCTCGACGAGTCCGGCAAGGAGTGCAAAGCCAACGAGGACGGCCGCCTGGTCATCCGCAAGCCGTGGCCGTCCATGACCCGCTCGATCTACAACGACAAGGCCCGCTACAAGAAGACCTATTGGTCCGACTTCCCCGGCTTCTACACCGCCGGCGACGGCGCGCGCCGCGACAAGGACGGCAATTTCTGGATCATCGGCCGCCTCGATGACGTGCTCAACGTTTCCGGCCACCGCCTCGGAACCGCCGAGATCGAGAGCGCCCTGGTCGCCCACGCGTCCGTGGCGGAATCGGCCGTGATCGGCCGCCCGGACGACCTCAAGGGCCAGGCCGTGGTCGCCTTCGTGACCCTGAAGGAAGGCTTCGAGGGCACCGAGGAACTCCGGATCAAGCTCCGCAACCACGTCGGCACCGTGATCGGCGCGATCGCCAAGCCCGACGACATCCACTTCACCCCAGCCCTGCCGAAGACCCGCTCCGGCAAGATCATGCGCCGCCTGCTGAAGGAACTGGTCACCACAGGTGACGTTTCTGGCAACACAACGACGCTTGAAGATCACAACGTGATCGCCAATCTTCGGGCTTCGCTCGCCCGTTGA
- a CDS encoding GAF domain-containing SpoIIE family protein phosphatase → MYAAIAFTLLGLVILVGGLILHDWAWRLRRMKTRLKDLEGEEHRMFAFLHDLGSAIESDTTIKALSRMIVDGIDKVVTARGGAIYYLSDDGQHLIPAYVSENCPPLIGVPVEIRKRAERDPRVLESHVRLAKVGVDDGILGHSLTVGEAIRVPDVKNHDAFRDAFIRYDGEVAALVAPLRHAGKDLGVIAVARQHEDGPFSGNDFAVFRSVAEQSSFAIGNANIHREAHEKRAIESELKTARDVQHVLLPQADPVIAGYRISGTNLPARIISGDYYDYVGIGDDRHGIAIADVSGKGVAAGLLMAMCRSVLRSAATGEYSPAKVLSAVNRQLFPDIREDMFISMAYAILHPYEGRVTMARAGHDPALLYRRREGTVEFLKPPGLAVGIDAGDVFERVTRDFEITLESGDCLLFYTDGVKEAVDPKEEEFGAKRLSDVFQAAAPLGAEEILASVQRELKAFTGETSRQMDDITLVAIEKR, encoded by the coding sequence ATGTACGCCGCCATCGCATTCACACTTCTCGGCCTGGTGATCCTGGTCGGAGGACTGATCCTGCACGATTGGGCATGGCGGCTGCGGCGGATGAAAACCCGCCTGAAGGATTTGGAAGGCGAGGAGCACCGGATGTTCGCCTTCCTCCACGATCTGGGCAGCGCCATCGAGAGCGACACCACCATCAAGGCGCTCTCCCGCATGATCGTTGATGGCATCGACAAGGTCGTCACCGCCCGCGGCGGGGCCATCTACTACCTCAGCGATGACGGCCAGCACCTGATCCCGGCCTACGTTTCGGAGAACTGCCCGCCGCTGATCGGCGTGCCGGTGGAGATCCGGAAACGCGCCGAGCGCGATCCGCGCGTGCTGGAAAGCCATGTGCGTCTCGCCAAGGTCGGGGTGGACGATGGTATCCTCGGCCACAGCCTGACCGTCGGCGAGGCCATCCGTGTGCCGGACGTGAAAAACCACGACGCCTTCCGCGATGCCTTCATCCGTTACGATGGTGAGGTCGCCGCGCTGGTCGCTCCGCTCCGCCACGCGGGCAAGGACCTCGGGGTGATCGCCGTGGCCCGCCAGCACGAGGATGGCCCCTTCAGCGGTAACGATTTCGCCGTGTTCCGCTCGGTGGCCGAGCAGTCGTCCTTCGCCATAGGCAACGCCAACATCCACCGCGAGGCCCATGAGAAACGGGCCATCGAGAGCGAACTGAAAACCGCCCGGGACGTGCAGCACGTTCTCCTGCCGCAGGCCGATCCGGTCATCGCCGGCTACCGGATCAGCGGCACCAACCTGCCCGCCCGCATCATCAGCGGCGACTACTATGACTACGTGGGCATTGGCGACGACCGCCACGGCATCGCCATCGCCGACGTTTCCGGCAAGGGCGTGGCGGCCGGCCTGCTGATGGCGATGTGCCGCAGCGTGCTCCGCTCCGCCGCCACCGGGGAATACTCCCCGGCCAAGGTGCTTTCCGCCGTCAACCGCCAGCTTTTCCCGGACATCCGCGAGGACATGTTCATCAGCATGGCCTACGCCATCCTCCATCCCTACGAGGGCCGCGTGACCATGGCCCGCGCCGGCCACGATCCCGCCCTGCTCTACCGCCGCCGGGAAGGCACCGTCGAGTTCCTGAAGCCGCCGGGCCTCGCCGTCGGCATCGATGCCGGGGACGTTTTCGAGCGGGTCACCCGCGATTTCGAGATCACCCTCGAAAGCGGCGATTGCCTGCTGTTCTACACCGATGGCGTGAAGGAAGCCGTCGACCCGAAGGAGGAGGAATTCGGCGCCAAGCGTCTCTCCGACGTCTTCCAGGCCGCCGCCCCGCTCGGCGCGGAGGAGATCCTCGCCTCGGTCCAGCGCGAGCTGAAAGCCTTCACCGGCGAAACCTCCCGCCAGATGGACGACATCACGCTCGTCGCCATCGAGAAAAGATAG
- a CDS encoding STAS domain-containing protein: MTAENAILVGTYDGFTWIRCEGKGSFLTSPALKEYAESRIAAGERCLVIDLAACTGMDSTFMGTLAGLSARLSAPGGKVQVAEAGERNRRSLEDLGLDFLLEIDPPVAPWRGKVDEIRASLSPLQAPGLPGQLDRAKHVLEAHKVLSSASGENAKKFAGVVSLLEAEVASKRSEEG, from the coding sequence GTGACTGCTGAAAATGCCATTCTCGTCGGAACCTACGACGGGTTCACTTGGATTCGATGCGAAGGAAAAGGTTCGTTCCTGACGAGCCCGGCCCTGAAGGAATACGCTGAATCCCGGATCGCCGCCGGTGAGCGCTGTCTCGTCATCGATCTCGCCGCCTGTACCGGCATGGATTCCACCTTCATGGGCACGCTGGCCGGGCTCTCCGCCCGGCTTTCCGCACCGGGGGGCAAGGTCCAGGTCGCCGAGGCGGGCGAGCGCAACCGCCGCTCCCTCGAGGATCTCGGTCTCGACTTTCTCCTGGAGATCGATCCGCCGGTCGCCCCGTGGCGCGGCAAGGTCGATGAAATCCGCGCCTCCCTGTCCCCGCTCCAGGCTCCGGGCCTTCCTGGCCAGCTCGACCGGGCGAAACACGTGCTGGAGGCACACAAGGTTCTTTCTTCCGCCAGTGGCGAGAATGCGAAAAAATTCGCGGGCGTGGTGAGTCTACTCGAGGCGGAGGTCGCCTCGAAACGCAGCGAGGAAGGCTGA
- a CDS encoding transcriptional repressor, protein MDQAVLDRLDTFIRKKGLRRTGQRDVIVRAAFATDDHFTADELFERVTRADSTASRATVYRTLSLLVEAGLLREIELGDNHKTYDPNFVDKPAHNHLVCIDCGRVVEFEDSHIELINDCVTRRLGFRPVRQSLKIEAGCEQLRLKGRCPNLIAARLSGKRLRKKR, encoded by the coding sequence ATGGACCAAGCCGTCCTCGACCGACTCGACACCTTCATCCGCAAAAAAGGCCTGCGCCGCACCGGCCAGCGCGATGTGATCGTGCGCGCCGCCTTCGCCACCGATGACCATTTCACCGCCGACGAGTTGTTCGAGCGGGTGACCCGCGCCGATTCGACGGCGTCCCGTGCCACGGTGTACCGCACGCTTTCGCTGCTCGTGGAGGCCGGGCTGCTGCGGGAGATCGAGCTGGGGGACAACCACAAGACCTACGACCCGAACTTCGTCGACAAGCCGGCGCACAACCATCTGGTGTGCATCGACTGCGGCCGGGTGGTCGAGTTCGAGGACTCCCACATCGAGCTGATCAACGACTGCGTGACGCGCCGGCTGGGCTTTCGCCCGGTGCGCCAATCGCTGAAAATCGAGGCTGGCTGCGAGCAACTGCGCCTCAAGGGCCGCTGCCCGAACCTGATCGCCGCCCGCCTGTCCGGCAAACGCCTGAGAAAGAAACGCTGA
- a CDS encoding RbsD/FucU family protein has translation MLKSGIFNPHVLDLVARVRHTNTLVISDWAFPFWPEIETVDISLTHGIPTVLDVLNVLAPNFQIGKIWQAEEFAKVNDAATIARFDSAFAAIEGATVTKLPHVDFKKLVPGAIGLIRTGDATPYGNIILESA, from the coding sequence ATGTTGAAATCCGGCATTTTCAATCCGCACGTGCTCGATCTGGTGGCGCGCGTCCGCCACACCAACACCCTCGTCATTTCCGACTGGGCTTTCCCATTCTGGCCCGAGATCGAGACGGTGGACATTTCCCTGACCCACGGCATCCCGACGGTGCTGGACGTCCTCAACGTGCTGGCCCCGAATTTCCAGATCGGGAAGATCTGGCAGGCCGAGGAATTCGCGAAGGTGAACGACGCGGCGACCATCGCGCGCTTTGACTCGGCCTTCGCTGCCATCGAGGGCGCGACGGTGACCAAGCTGCCGCACGTTGATTTCAAGAAACTGGTGCCGGGGGCCATCGGCCTGATCCGCACCGGTGACGCGACTCCCTACGGAAACATCATCCTGGAATCGGCCTGA
- a CDS encoding sugar phosphate isomerase/epimerase family protein, translating into MSHAPSPFRTAVTLCTFPEAAAGPFVFHGTLEDGFAKAAAHGFDAVELFLPGPDAVPVEEILALADQHKLAIAAVGSGAGMVKHGLSLTDPDAGQREKARTFLREMIHFAGKLGAPVILGSMQGKSGGTVSREQALDWLAEALQEAGAAAAPYGVPFLYEALNRYETNLFNLQAAAAAFLEERGIANVKLLADLFHMNIEEDDVAAALMAAGPWLGHVHWADSQRLAMGTGHTDPAPLVAALRQADYTGYVSAEIFPRPDADAAAAQTLASLRAFAAV; encoded by the coding sequence ATGAGCCACGCGCCATCCCCCTTCCGCACCGCCGTCACCCTCTGCACCTTTCCCGAGGCGGCGGCAGGTCCATTCGTCTTCCATGGCACTCTGGAAGACGGCTTCGCCAAGGCCGCTGCCCATGGGTTCGATGCCGTAGAACTGTTCCTGCCGGGACCGGATGCCGTGCCGGTGGAGGAAATCCTGGCACTTGCCGATCAACACAAGCTGGCCATCGCAGCGGTGGGTTCCGGTGCAGGCATGGTGAAGCACGGGCTTTCCCTGACCGATCCCGATGCCGGGCAGCGGGAGAAGGCGCGGACCTTCCTGCGGGAGATGATCCACTTCGCCGGGAAGCTCGGCGCGCCGGTGATCCTGGGCTCGATGCAGGGAAAATCCGGCGGCACGGTGAGCCGGGAGCAGGCGCTCGACTGGCTGGCGGAGGCGCTGCAGGAGGCGGGAGCCGCGGCGGCTCCCTACGGCGTGCCATTCCTCTACGAGGCCCTCAACCGCTACGAAACAAACCTTTTCAATCTCCAGGCCGCCGCGGCGGCCTTCCTGGAGGAACGCGGCATCGCGAACGTGAAGCTGCTGGCGGACCTCTTCCACATGAACATCGAGGAGGACGACGTGGCGGCCGCACTGATGGCCGCGGGCCCTTGGCTGGGGCATGTCCACTGGGCGGATTCGCAGCGGCTCGCGATGGGCACGGGCCACACCGATCCCGCCCCGCTGGTGGCAGCGCTGCGGCAGGCGGACTACACCGGCTATGTCTCGGCGGAGATTTTCCCGCGTCCGGACGCGGATGCGGCGGCGGCCCAAACGCTGGCCTCGCTGCGGGCGTTCGCGGCGGTTTGA
- the argH gene encoding argininosuccinate lyase yields the protein MWKGRFAQDTSSLVQQFGESISYDWRLFPHDIAGSIAHARAQMNAGLLTADEFSQIETGLKEILADIEAGRFEFKTSLEDIHMNIEAELTKRIGAAGAKLHTARSRNDQVATDTRLYSRHEIGELLAGIETLKSALLSQAEKHAATVVPGYTHLQRGQPVTVGHHLLAYVEMLDRDSSRLVDCRKRLNISPLGSGALAGSTINLDRRAIAAELGFDGVTVNSMDAIADRDYIAELLFAISLCGVHLSRLSEDLILWCSAEFGFVTLSDAHTTGSSLMPQKKNPDVCELTRGKTGRLVGNLMNLLVAVKGLPLTYNRDLQEDKPPLFDSIDTLKLILAVNSEMIAAMEIRTERCRAAASDPMLLATDLADWLVKQGVPFRHAHELVGKAVAESVATGVPLDQLDLTAIDPAYTADAKSVFSLDRALAARTNPGAPNPENVKAEIAKRK from the coding sequence ATGTGGAAAGGCCGCTTCGCCCAAGACACCTCCTCGCTCGTCCAACAATTCGGCGAGTCGATCTCGTATGACTGGCGTTTGTTCCCGCACGACATCGCGGGCTCGATCGCCCACGCGCGCGCCCAGATGAACGCCGGGCTGCTCACGGCGGACGAGTTCTCGCAGATCGAGACCGGGCTGAAGGAGATCCTCGCGGACATCGAGGCCGGGCGCTTCGAGTTCAAGACCTCGCTGGAGGACATCCACATGAACATCGAGGCGGAGCTGACCAAGCGCATCGGCGCGGCCGGCGCGAAGCTCCACACCGCCCGCTCCCGCAACGACCAGGTCGCCACCGATACCCGCCTGTATTCCCGCCACGAGATCGGCGAGCTGCTGGCCGGGATCGAGACCCTGAAAAGCGCCCTGCTTTCCCAGGCGGAAAAGCACGCCGCCACGGTGGTGCCGGGCTACACCCACCTCCAGCGCGGCCAGCCGGTGACGGTGGGCCACCACCTGCTCGCCTACGTCGAGATGCTCGACCGCGACAGCTCGCGCCTCGTCGATTGCCGGAAACGGCTCAACATTTCCCCGCTCGGCTCCGGCGCGCTGGCTGGCTCCACGATCAACCTCGACCGCCGCGCGATCGCCGCGGAACTCGGCTTCGATGGCGTCACGGTCAACTCGATGGACGCCATCGCCGACCGCGACTACATCGCCGAGCTGCTGTTCGCGATCTCGCTGTGCGGCGTGCACCTGTCCCGCCTCAGCGAGGACCTGATCCTGTGGTGCTCGGCGGAGTTCGGCTTCGTGACGCTGTCCGATGCGCACACCACCGGCTCCTCGCTGATGCCGCAGAAGAAGAACCCGGACGTCTGCGAGTTGACCCGCGGCAAGACCGGCCGCCTCGTCGGCAACCTCATGAACCTCCTCGTCGCCGTGAAGGGCCTGCCCCTCACCTACAACCGCGACCTCCAGGAGGACAAACCGCCGCTTTTCGACTCGATCGACACCCTCAAGCTGATCCTCGCGGTGAATTCCGAGATGATCGCCGCGATGGAGATCCGCACCGAGCGCTGCCGCGCCGCGGCCAGCGACCCGATGCTGCTGGCGACCGACCTGGCCGACTGGCTGGTGAAGCAGGGCGTGCCTTTCCGCCACGCGCACGAGCTGGTGGGCAAGGCGGTGGCCGAGTCCGTGGCCACGGGCGTGCCGCTCGACCAGCTCGACCTCACCGCCATCGATCCGGCCTACACGGCGGACGCGAAGTCGGTGTTCTCGCTCGACCGCGCCCTCGCGGCCCGCACCAACCCGGGCGCTCCGAACCCGGAGAACGTGAAGGCGGAGATCGCGAAGCGGAAGTAG
- a CDS encoding enterotoxin, producing MKPFRPFWLAALALSAFPLAAVAAPAETPAAVSGSTVTDSRAVIANDKLALTVILDEGRVTGVRLADKVNGRSYDLGTKLFEFSGEETDDEYGKPQTYTRGSAHWVASKPVAGKIEAKPDARRLADRAAAQTLEIRFAWDASGNEIVWRAELRDGAAYLRQTVTLTPHMDNGDIKEIKLLDFAADNARVQGSVQGAPVTVNDTLYCGIEHPMAANSVKDGRVTALLTRKTKVANNKPLVVSSIVGVAQPGQLRREFQLGYINAERARPYAPFLNYNTWYDIGYFSRFDEKAAMDVVRAYGEELVKKRGVKVDSFLFDDGWDDPATLWQFNKGMPNEFKEVRKLAESYGASPGVWFSPWGGYGPPKDARIAAANTGREKGKEYETNETGFALSGKNYYKLFRDMCLRMIRDNGINHFKFDGTGDAGKVQPGSDFGSDFEAVIALIGDLRKERSDLYINLTTGTWASPFWFGTADSIWRGNYDHEFIGTGTHRQQWITFRDANIYKNNVAVSPLFPINSLMVHGVIYAKHARWLNEDPGNNLPEEIWSGFAYGTQMEEMYITPSLLTQENWDTLAAAAKWARGNAATLVDTHWIGGDPAKLETYGWASWSKEKGILCLRNPSDREQTFSATPASLFELPAGAAGSYKLVSPKGDTIPGDGTIAADKPLAITLKPFQVLVFEALPK from the coding sequence ATGAAACCGTTCCGTCCGTTCTGGCTCGCCGCGCTGGCGTTGTCCGCATTCCCCCTTGCCGCCGTCGCCGCTCCCGCGGAAACGCCGGCCGCCGTTTCCGGCTCCACCGTCACCGACAGCCGCGCGGTGATCGCCAATGACAAGCTCGCCCTCACCGTGATCCTCGACGAGGGCCGCGTTACCGGCGTCCGCCTTGCCGACAAGGTCAATGGCCGCAGCTACGACCTCGGCACCAAGCTCTTCGAATTCTCCGGCGAGGAAACCGACGACGAATACGGCAAGCCCCAGACCTACACCCGCGGTTCGGCCCACTGGGTCGCCTCCAAGCCCGTCGCCGGGAAAATCGAGGCCAAGCCCGATGCCCGCCGCCTCGCCGACCGTGCCGCGGCCCAGACCCTGGAGATCCGCTTCGCCTGGGACGCCTCCGGCAACGAGATCGTCTGGCGCGCCGAACTCCGCGACGGTGCCGCCTACCTCCGCCAGACCGTCACCCTCACCCCGCACATGGACAACGGCGACATCAAGGAGATCAAGCTGCTCGATTTCGCCGCCGACAATGCCCGCGTCCAGGGCTCCGTCCAAGGCGCGCCCGTCACCGTCAACGACACCCTCTACTGCGGCATCGAGCACCCGATGGCCGCGAACAGCGTGAAGGACGGCCGCGTCACCGCCCTGCTCACCCGCAAGACCAAGGTCGCCAATAACAAGCCGCTCGTCGTCTCGTCCATCGTCGGCGTCGCCCAGCCCGGCCAGCTCCGCCGCGAGTTCCAGCTCGGCTACATCAATGCCGAGCGCGCCCGCCCCTACGCCCCGTTCCTGAACTACAACACCTGGTATGACATCGGCTACTTCAGCCGCTTCGATGAAAAGGCCGCCATGGACGTGGTCCGTGCCTACGGCGAGGAGCTGGTGAAGAAGCGCGGCGTGAAGGTGGACAGCTTCCTCTTCGACGATGGCTGGGACGATCCCGCCACCCTCTGGCAGTTCAACAAGGGCATGCCGAACGAGTTCAAGGAAGTCCGCAAGCTGGCCGAAAGCTACGGCGCCAGCCCGGGCGTCTGGTTCTCACCCTGGGGCGGCTACGGCCCGCCGAAGGACGCCCGCATCGCCGCTGCCAACACCGGTCGCGAGAAGGGCAAGGAATACGAGACCAACGAGACCGGCTTCGCCCTCTCCGGAAAGAACTACTACAAGCTCTTCCGCGACATGTGCCTGCGCATGATCCGCGACAATGGCATCAACCACTTCAAGTTCGATGGCACCGGCGACGCCGGCAAGGTCCAGCCGGGCTCCGATTTCGGCAGCGACTTCGAGGCCGTCATCGCCCTCATCGGCGATCTCCGGAAAGAGCGGTCCGATCTCTACATCAACCTCACCACCGGCACCTGGGCCTCGCCGTTCTGGTTCGGCACCGCGGACTCGATCTGGCGTGGCAACTACGACCACGAGTTCATCGGCACCGGCACCCACCGCCAGCAGTGGATCACCTTCCGCGACGCGAACATCTACAAGAACAACGTCGCCGTCTCGCCGTTGTTCCCCATCAACTCGCTGATGGTCCACGGCGTGATCTACGCCAAGCACGCCCGCTGGCTGAACGAGGATCCGGGCAACAACCTGCCGGAGGAAATCTGGTCCGGCTTCGCCTACGGCACCCAGATGGAGGAGATGTACATCACCCCGTCCCTGCTCACCCAGGAGAACTGGGACACCCTCGCCGCCGCCGCGAAGTGGGCCCGTGGCAATGCCGCCACCCTGGTGGACACCCACTGGATCGGTGGCGATCCGGCGAAGCTCGAAACCTACGGTTGGGCCTCCTGGTCGAAGGAAAAGGGTATCCTCTGCCTCCGCAATCCCTCCGACCGCGAGCAAACCTTCTCCGCCACCCCGGCCTCGCTGTTCGAGCTCCCGGCCGGTGCCGCGGGCTCCTACAAGCTGGTTTCCCCGAAGGGTGACACGATCCCCGGCGACGGCACCATCGCCGCCGACAAGCCGCTGGCGATCACCCTGAAGCCCTTCCAGGTGCTCGTCTTCGAGGCGCTGCCGAAGTAG
- the tatC gene encoding twin-arginine translocase subunit TatC produces MFILKKLFQLRDHANVESEKPFLEHLEDLRQTITKMVLVLVVAMLACFSLQGRLMHILRLPVEKVGRLHAEGLIPEEDKVAKAVNVDQWDLAKKIERATPTLSPADLAALYSASGDADLPFHVRSVSLLRAALSLPEGSKREAFLNSIPGGPPGSYSASDVQKQIRALIESKASPEFDPKGGTMSALKPTESFMLSMKLAFFAGIVVSFPLLLYFLLQFILPGLHGHEKKILWPALAIGFGLFLFGVLFAYFLVLPKALLFFAEWGKDMGISNDWRIGEYISFATQFTLLFGASFELPVVVMVCVKLGLLGYETMKKTRRYAIVAIFVIAAVLTPTPDMMTQCLMAAPMVILYEACIWLAWWDEKKKAKLDEAEARERMERLLLDAEQHPDPYATEEGEDQGLPQVRAASHHEEIAGDHDEPPVEHDPDLLPPPPTQEEPRKE; encoded by the coding sequence ATGTTCATCCTCAAAAAACTGTTCCAGCTCCGGGATCACGCGAATGTCGAGTCGGAGAAGCCGTTCCTGGAGCACCTCGAGGACTTGCGGCAGACCATCACCAAGATGGTGCTGGTGCTGGTGGTTGCGATGCTCGCCTGCTTTTCGCTCCAGGGCCGCCTGATGCACATCCTGCGGCTGCCCGTGGAAAAGGTCGGCCGCCTGCATGCCGAGGGTCTGATCCCGGAGGAGGACAAGGTCGCCAAGGCGGTCAACGTGGACCAATGGGACCTCGCCAAGAAGATCGAGCGGGCCACCCCGACCCTTTCCCCGGCGGACCTCGCCGCGCTCTACTCCGCCAGCGGTGACGCGGACCTGCCTTTCCACGTCCGCTCCGTGTCCTTGCTCCGCGCCGCCCTCTCTCTGCCGGAGGGATCCAAGCGCGAAGCCTTCCTGAACAGCATCCCCGGAGGCCCCCCGGGCAGCTACTCCGCTTCCGACGTCCAGAAGCAGATCCGCGCTCTGATCGAGTCCAAGGCCAGCCCGGAGTTCGATCCGAAGGGCGGCACCATGTCCGCCCTGAAGCCCACCGAGTCCTTCATGCTTTCGATGAAGCTCGCGTTCTTCGCCGGCATCGTCGTCAGCTTCCCGCTGCTGCTTTACTTCCTCCTCCAGTTCATCCTTCCAGGCCTCCATGGCCACGAGAAGAAGATCCTGTGGCCGGCGCTCGCCATCGGCTTCGGGCTGTTCCTCTTCGGCGTGCTCTTCGCCTACTTCCTGGTGCTGCCGAAGGCCCTGCTGTTCTTCGCCGAATGGGGCAAGGACATGGGCATCTCCAATGACTGGCGCATCGGCGAATACATCTCCTTCGCCACCCAGTTCACCCTCCTCTTCGGGGCCTCCTTCGAGTTGCCGGTGGTGGTCATGGTCTGCGTGAAGCTCGGCCTGCTCGGCTACGAGACGATGAAGAAGACCCGCCGCTACGCCATCGTGGCCATCTTCGTCATCGCCGCCGTGCTCACCCCCACGCCGGACATGATGACCCAGTGCCTCATGGCCGCCCCGATGGTGATCCTCTACGAGGCCTGCATCTGGCTGGCCTGGTGGGACGAGAAGAAAAAGGCGAAGCTCGATGAAGCCGAGGCCCGCGAACGCATGGAACGCCTGCTGCTCGATGCCGAACAGCATCCGGATCCCTACGCCACCGAGGAAGGCGAGGACCAGGGCCTGCCGCAGGTCCGCGCCGCATCCCATCACGAAGAGATCGCTGGGGACCACGACGAACCGCCCGTCGAGCACGACCCGGACCTCCTGCCACCGCCTCCGACCCAGGAAGAACCGCGGAAGGAGTAA